In one window of uncultured Acetobacteroides sp. DNA:
- a CDS encoding RNA polymerase sigma factor RpoD/SigA, translated as MRQLKITKQVTNRETPSLDKYLHEIGKEDLISAEEEILLARRIRQGDPKAIEKMIRANLRFVVSVAKQYQNQGLTLSDLINEGNLGLIKATQRFDDTRGFKFISYAVWWIRQAILQALAEQARIVRLPLNKIGSLNKINKAFAELEQQFEREPSIEEIADVVEIGPREIREVLKSSSRPVSMDAPIGTDEDMALHDILLDAEEQTPDGDLSYDSLKTEIHRILNSLTERESIILQLYFGLNGNHPHTLDEIGLKVDLTRERVRQIKEKALRKLKCMAKEKVLRGYL; from the coding sequence ATGAGACAGCTTAAAATAACGAAACAGGTCACAAATAGAGAAACCCCATCGTTAGACAAGTACTTACACGAGATTGGGAAAGAGGATTTAATATCAGCAGAAGAAGAAATTTTGCTAGCCAGACGAATAAGACAAGGTGACCCGAAAGCGATAGAAAAGATGATCCGTGCAAACTTGCGATTTGTCGTATCTGTCGCAAAACAATATCAAAATCAAGGGCTCACTCTATCCGATCTAATTAACGAAGGAAACCTTGGACTGATTAAAGCTACCCAAAGGTTTGATGACACAAGAGGCTTCAAATTTATATCCTACGCTGTTTGGTGGATTCGGCAAGCCATTTTGCAGGCCTTAGCCGAGCAAGCGCGAATAGTAAGACTACCTTTAAATAAGATTGGTTCGCTCAACAAAATAAACAAGGCTTTTGCAGAACTTGAACAGCAGTTCGAGCGCGAACCCTCAATCGAGGAAATAGCCGATGTAGTGGAAATTGGGCCTCGCGAAATTAGGGAGGTCCTCAAAAGTTCTTCACGCCCCGTTTCAATGGATGCTCCAATAGGAACCGACGAGGATATGGCGTTACACGACATCCTGCTTGATGCCGAAGAGCAAACGCCTGATGGCGATCTTTCTTACGACTCGCTTAAAACAGAGATTCATCGTATTCTAAACTCGCTCACCGAAAGAGAATCCATCATTCTTCAACTGTACTTCGGGCTAAACGGCAACCACCCCCATACGCTAGATGAAATTGGGCTTAAGGTCGATCTTACCAGAGAACGTGTTCGCCAAATCAAGGAAAAAGCGCTACGAAAACTCAAATGTATGGCCAAAGAAAAGGTTCTTAGAGGATACTTGTAA